A stretch of DNA from Methylobacterium sp. CB376:
GGAGCGCCGCCACCCGAACCGGGGGCGCGCGCGCCCGGCGCCCTGCTCGCCCCCCTGTCGGGCGTGACCGACCTGCATCTGCGCCGGATCGCCCGCCGGTGCGGGGCCAGCGCGGTCGTCTCCGAGATGGTGGCGGCGGAGGATCTCGCCCGCGGCAGCGCGGAGGCGCGGCTGCGGGCCGAGGGCGAGGGGGTGCGGCCGCACGTGGTCCAGCTCGCCGGCTGCGACCCGCGCTGGATGGCGGAGGGCGCCCGGCTGGCGGAGGCGAACGGCGCCGACGTGATCGACGTCAACATGGGCTGCCCGGCCAAGAAGGTCACGGGCGGGGAGGCGGGCTCGGCGCTGATGCGCGACCTCGACCACGCGGCGCGGCTGCTGGCGGCGGTGCGGGAGGCGGTGGCGGTGCCGGTCACGGTCAAGATGCGCCTCGGCTGGGACGACGCGTCCCGCAACGCGCCGGACCTCGCGCGCCGGGCCGAGGCCCTCGGCCTGTCCGCCGTCACGGTGCATGGCCGCACGCGCCAGCAATTCTACGCCGGCCGGGCCGATTGGGCGGCGATCCGCGCGGTGGTCGAGGCGGTGTCGATCCCGGTCGTGGCCAACGGAGATGTGGGCAGCCTCGCCGAGGCCCGCGCCTGCCTGGCGGAATCCGGGGCGGCGGCGGTGATGATCGGCCGGGCGGCGGTCGGCCGGCCCTGGCTCGTCGGCGCGGTGGCGGCCGGCTTGCGCGGCGCGCCCGCGCCCGCCCTGACGCGGGCGGCGCAGGCGGACCTCGCGGGGGAGCATTACGAGGGCCTGCTCGCCCTCTACGGCGTCGCCATGGGGGTGCGGCACGCCCGCAAGCACCTGGCGGCCTACGCGGACCACGCGGGCGGCCTCGCCGCAGGCGAGCGGGCGCGCCTCGTCACCACGACCGACCCGGCCGAGGCGCTGGCGCTGCTGCGCCGGGCCTTCGCGGGCGAGGGAGTCGCGGGGGAGGCGGCACCGGCCGCGGAGTGGGCGGCACCGGCCGCGGAGTGGGCGGCATGAGCGCGCCCACCTGCGACGCGATCATCAACGCGCTGCCGCTGCCGGTGCTCACCATCGGGCCGGACGAGCGCATCCTCCAGGTCAACATGGCCGCGGAGCACTTCTTCGACTATTCGCGCCGGCTGATGCAGCGCCAGCGCCTGCGCGACATCATCCCGTTCTCCTCGCCGATCATCGCCCTGGTGAACGAGGTGCGGCGGCGGCACGCGAGTGTCAGCGAGTACCGGGTGGAGCTCGGCTCGCCGCGCTCCGGCGTCGAGCGCAGCGTCGACGTGTTCGCGACCTATCTCGACGACGAGATGGTGGTCCTGATGCTGCAGGAGCGCACCATCGCGGACAAGATGAACCGCCAGCTCACCCATCGGCAGGCGGCCCGCTCGATGGTGGCGCTCGGCGCCATGCTGGCCCACGAGATCAAGAACCCGCTCGCCGGCATCCGGGGCGCCGCCCAGCTGCTGGAGCAGTCGGCGGGCGAGGACGACCGCATGCTGACGCGGCTGATCTGCGACGAGGCCGACCGGATCGTGCGCCTCGTCGAGCGCATGGAGCTGTTCGGGGACGAGCGCCCGGTCGAGCGCGGGCCGGTCAACGTCCACGGCGTCCTCGACCAGGTGAAGCGCTCGGCCCAGTCCGGCTTCGCCCGCCACATCCGCTTCGTCGAGAATTACGACCCCTCGCTGCCGCCGGTGCTCGGCAACCGCGACCAGCTGGTCCAGGTGATCCTCAACCTCGTGAAGAATGCCGCCGAGGCGATCGGCGCGGACGCGGTCGACGGCGAGATCACCCTCTCGACCGCCTTCCGCACGGGGTTGCGCCTGCAGGTGCCGGGCTCGCGCGAGCGGGTGAGCCTGCCGATCGAGGTCGCGGTGCGCGACAACGGGCCGGGCGTGAGCGCCGACCTGCTCCCCGACCTCTTCGACCCTTTCGTGACCACCAAGGCCCAGGGGTCGGGGCTCGGCCTCGCCCTCGTCGCCAAGATCGTCGGGGACCACGGCGGCATCGTCGAGTGCGATCCCGCCCCCCGCCGGACCACCTTCCGCGTACTCCTGCCGATGTCCCACGCCCGCGACGGGCGCGAATCGGCCCCGGATGCCGAGTGACCCCAGAAGAGCGGTTCCATGCCGAACGGACACATCATCGTGGCGGATGACGACGCCGCCATCCGCACCGTCCTCAACCAGGCGCTCTCCCGGGCCGGCTACGAGGTGCGCTCGACGGGCAACGCCGCCACGCTCTGGCGCTGGGTGGCGCAGGGCGACGGCGATCTCGTGATCACCGACGTGGTGATGCCCGACGAGAACGCCTTCGACCTGCTGCCCCGGATCAAGCGGGTGCGGCCGGACCTGCCGATCATCGTCATGAGCGCCCAGAACACCTTCATGACGGCGATCCGGGCCTCCGAGCGGGGCGCCTACGAGTACCTGCCCAAGCCCTTCGACCTCAAGGAACTCACCGCCATCGTGGGGCGGGCCCTGTCGCGGCCGCGGGGCAACGCGCTTCCCGGCGCGGCGCCCGAGAACGAGGACATCCCGCTGGTCGGGCGCTCGCCCGCCATGCAGGAGATCTACCGCTCGCTCGCCCGGCTGATGCCCACCGACCTCACGGTGATGATCACGGGCGAGTCCGGCACCGGCAAGGAGCTCGTCGCCCGGGCCCTGCACGATTACGGCCGCCGCCGGGCGGGGCCCTTCGTCCCGGTCAACATGGCGGCGATCCCGCGCGACCTCATCGAATCCGAGCTGTTCGGCCACGAGAAGGGCGCCTTCACGGGGGCGACCGCCCGCTCGGCCGGGCGCTTCGAGCAGGCGGAGGGCGGAACCCTCTTCCTCGACGAGATCGGCGACATGCCGATGGAGGCCCAGACCCGCCTCCTGCGCGTCCTGCAGCAGGGCGAGTACACCACGGTCGGCGGGCGCGTGCCGATCAAGACCAACGTCCGCATCATCGCGGCCACCAACAAGGACCTGCGGGTCTCGATCCAGCAGGGCATCTTCCGCGAGGACCTGTTCTTCCGCCTCAACGTGGTGCCGCTGCGCCTGCCGGCTCTGCGCGAGCGCACCGAGGACGTGCCCGACCTCGTGCGCCACTTCTTCACCCTGGTCGAGCGGGAGGGGCTGAGCCGCAAGCAGCTCGACGCGGACGCGATGGAGCGCCTCAAGCGCTACCGCTGGCCGGGCAACGTGCGCGAACTCGAGAATCTCGTGCGGCGCCTCGCGGCGCTCTACCCGCAGGAGACGATCACCGGCCCGGTGATCGAGGCCGAACTCGACACGCTGCCCCTCGCGGCGCCCGCGCCGGCGGGC
This window harbors:
- the dusB gene encoding tRNA dihydrouridine synthase DusB, whose translation is MKIDHSLSGQRPGPDPGAPPPEPGARAPGALLAPLSGVTDLHLRRIARRCGASAVVSEMVAAEDLARGSAEARLRAEGEGVRPHVVQLAGCDPRWMAEGARLAEANGADVIDVNMGCPAKKVTGGEAGSALMRDLDHAARLLAAVREAVAVPVTVKMRLGWDDASRNAPDLARRAEALGLSAVTVHGRTRQQFYAGRADWAAIRAVVEAVSIPVVANGDVGSLAEARACLAESGAAAVMIGRAAVGRPWLVGAVAAGLRGAPAPALTRAAQADLAGEHYEGLLALYGVAMGVRHARKHLAAYADHAGGLAAGERARLVTTTDPAEALALLRRAFAGEGVAGEAAPAAEWAAPAAEWAA
- a CDS encoding two-component system sensor histidine kinase NtrB, whose translation is MSAPTCDAIINALPLPVLTIGPDERILQVNMAAEHFFDYSRRLMQRQRLRDIIPFSSPIIALVNEVRRRHASVSEYRVELGSPRSGVERSVDVFATYLDDEMVVLMLQERTIADKMNRQLTHRQAARSMVALGAMLAHEIKNPLAGIRGAAQLLEQSAGEDDRMLTRLICDEADRIVRLVERMELFGDERPVERGPVNVHGVLDQVKRSAQSGFARHIRFVENYDPSLPPVLGNRDQLVQVILNLVKNAAEAIGADAVDGEITLSTAFRTGLRLQVPGSRERVSLPIEVAVRDNGPGVSADLLPDLFDPFVTTKAQGSGLGLALVAKIVGDHGGIVECDPAPRRTTFRVLLPMSHARDGRESAPDAE
- the ntrC gene encoding nitrogen regulation protein NR(I), whose protein sequence is MPNGHIIVADDDAAIRTVLNQALSRAGYEVRSTGNAATLWRWVAQGDGDLVITDVVMPDENAFDLLPRIKRVRPDLPIIVMSAQNTFMTAIRASERGAYEYLPKPFDLKELTAIVGRALSRPRGNALPGAAPENEDIPLVGRSPAMQEIYRSLARLMPTDLTVMITGESGTGKELVARALHDYGRRRAGPFVPVNMAAIPRDLIESELFGHEKGAFTGATARSAGRFEQAEGGTLFLDEIGDMPMEAQTRLLRVLQQGEYTTVGGRVPIKTNVRIIAATNKDLRVSIQQGIFREDLFFRLNVVPLRLPALRERTEDVPDLVRHFFTLVEREGLSRKQLDADAMERLKRYRWPGNVRELENLVRRLAALYPQETITGPVIEAELDTLPLAAPAPAGGGARKGTPDAEGLSAAVERHLAEYFSGFRDTLPPPGLYHRVLREIEGPLIGAALAATRGNQIRAAELLGVNRNTLRKKVRDLDLQVFRTPR